A stretch of Lathyrus oleraceus cultivar Zhongwan6 chromosome 6, CAAS_Psat_ZW6_1.0, whole genome shotgun sequence DNA encodes these proteins:
- the LOC127098469 gene encoding squamosa promoter-binding-like protein 14 — MEKVAPPLLPLPHPFYDSSNNKKRDLSYDVVHIPNDNWNPKEWNWDSVRFMAKSTVSQQQQPEETLKLNLAGGGFSGGGVTNRANKRVRSGSPSGTASYPMCQVDNCKEDLSKAKDYHRRHKVCEAHSKASKALLGNQMQRFCQQCSRFHPLLEFDEGKRSCRRRLAGHNRRRRKTQPDEVASPPLNQHVAAAANLEIFNLLTAIADGSQGKSEERRSQIPDKEHLAQILNRIPLPANLTAKLLDVGNNLNGKNGNVQMQTSSFYHHRDGQPNNGQPNNVPLAPLTMDFLGVLSTTPSTPVQNAISLHSQNGGNKSTTSADHIREQQFTSVAGERSSGSSQSPNDDSDCQEDVRVNLPLQLFSSSPEDDFRSKLPSSRKYFSSESSNPVDERSPSSSPPVVEMNFGLQSGIRGVNPNSNSTGIGVDANKETSQSHSCTTIPFDLFKGSKSNNIIQQASSVQSVPFKAGYASSGSDYSPPSLNSDTQDRTGRIMFKLFDKHPSHFPGTLRTQIYNWLSTRPSDLESYIRPGCVVLSIYATMSSAAWAQLEENFLQRVHSLIHNSDSDFWRNGRFLVYSGSQLASYKDGKIRMCKPWGTWRSPELTSVSPLAIVSGQETSMSLKGRNLSASGTKIHCTGADCYTSSEVIGSVDPGMVYDEIKLNGFKVQNASPGVLGRCFIEVENGFKGNCFPVIIADASICKELRPLESEFDEEEKICDAISEEHEYHFGRPKSRDEALHFLNELGWLFQRERLSSVHEVPEYTLDRFKFVLTFSVERNCCMIVKTLLDMLVDKHLEGERLSTGSMEMLKTIQLLNRAVKRKYISMVDLLVHYSIPSKNDTSKKYVFPPNLEGPGGITPLHLAASTLDSEGVIDSLTNDPQEIGLKCWETLVDENGQTPHAYAAMRNNQSYNMLVARKLSDRQKTSEVAVTIDNEIEHQSLGIELMQKQINQLKRVGNSCSKCAIADVRFKRRFSGSRNWLHGPFIHSMLAVAAVCVCVCVLFRGTPFVGSVSPFRWENLDFGTI; from the exons atggaaaaggtagctcctcctcttcttcctcttcCTCATCCATTTTACGATTCATCAAATAACAAAAAACGCGATCTATCATACGACGTCGTTCACATACCAAACGACAACTGGAACCCTAAAGAATGGAATTGGGACAGTGTTCGATTCATGGCCAAATCCACCGTctctcaacaacaacaaccggAAGAAACTCTCAAATTGAATCTCGCCGGTGGTGGTTTTTCCGGCGGGGGCGTTACAAATAGAGCTAACAAAAGAGTACGTTCAGGATCTCCATCTGGAACGGCGTCGTATCCGATGTGTCAAGTTGATAACTGTAAAGAAGATCTGTCAAAAGCGAAGGATTATCATCGGAGACATAAAGTGTGTGAAGCTCATAGTAAAGCTTCGAAAGCTTTGCTTGGGAATCAAATGCAACGGTTTTGTCAACAGTGTAGTAGGTTTCATCCTTTGTTGGAGTTTGACGAAGGGAAACGAAGCTGCCGTCGGAGACTTGCTGGACATAATCGTCGCCGGAGAAAGACGCAGCCGGATGAGGTGGCTTCTCCTCCGTTGAATCAGCATGTTGCGGCTGCTGCTAATTTGGAAATCTTTAATTTGTTGACTGCTATTGCTGATGGTTCGCAAG GAAAATCTGAAGAAAGAAGGTCACAAATTCCAGATAAAGAGCATCTTGCACAGATTCTGAATAGGATTCCTTTACCTGCTAATCTTACAGCAAAGTTGCTGGATGTTGGCAATAACTTGAATGGGAAAAATGGTAATGTGCAAATGCAAACTTCATCATTCTATCATCATCGTGATGGTCAACCTAACAACGGTCAACCTAACAACGTCCCCTTGGCCCCATTAACGATGGACTTTCTTGGCGTTCTTTCCACCACTCCATCGACACCTGTTCAAAATGCCATTTCATTACACTCTCAAAATGGTGGCAACAAATCCACAACTAGTGCTGATCATATTAGAGAACAACAGTTCACTTCAGTTGCTGGAGAAAGAAGTAGTGGCAGTTCCCAGTCTCCAAATGACGATTCAGATTGCCAGGAGGATGTTCGAGTGAATTTGCCACTGCAACTTTTTAGCTCCTCTCCAGAAGATGACTTCCGATCAAAATTGCCATCTTCGCGGAAGTATTTCTCATCAGAAAGTAGTAACCCTGTGGACGAGAGGTCGCCGTCGTCATCTCCTCCTGTTGTGGAGATGAATTTTGGTTTGCAAAGTGGGATTAGAGGCGTCAATCCTAATAGCAATTCAACTGGAATAGGAGTCGATGCAAATAAGGAAACCAGCCAAAGTCATAGTTGTACTACTATCCCTTTTGATCTCTTTAAAGGGTCAAAATCAAATAACATTATCCAACAAGCTAGTTCAGTTCAAAGTGTTCCATTTAAAGCTGGTTATGCATCTTCAGGCTCTGATTATTCACCTCCCAGTTTGAATTCAGATACTCAG GACCGTACTGGGAGAATAATGTTTAAATTATTTGACAAGCACCCTAGCCATTTCCCAGGAACATTGCGCACACAG ATTTACAATTGGCTTTCTACCCGACCATCAGACTTGGAGAGTTACATAAGGCCTGGCTGCGTCGTTCTATCAATTTATGCCACAATGTCTTCTGCTGCCTGGGCGCAA CTAGAAGAAAACTTCCTCCAACGTGTTCATTCTTTAATTCATAACTCAGATTCTGATTTCTGGAGAAATGGAAGATTTCTTGTTTATTCTGGCAGTCAGTTAGCATCGTACAAAGACG GAAAGATACGCATGTGCAAACCATGGGGAACATGGAGGTCTCCAGAGTTGACGTCAGTGTCCCCTTTGGCGATTGTTAGTGGACAAGAAACCTCTATGTCATTGAAGGGAAGAAACCTGTCTGCTTCTGGCACAAA GATTCATTGCACTGGTGCTGACTGTTACACGTCATCAGAAGTTATAGGTTCTGTAGATCCTGGTATGGTCTATGATGAGATAAAATTGAATGGTTTTAAAGTTCAGAATGCATCTCCTGGTGTTCTAGGTCGCTGTTTCATTGAG GTTGAAAATGGTTTCAAGGGCAACTGTTTTCCAGTGATAATAGCTGATGCATCCATTTGCAAGGAATTGAGACCGCTTGAGTCTGAATTTGATGAGGAGGAAAAAATATGTGATGCCATTTCGGAGGAGCACGAATATCATTTTGGGAGGCCCAAGTCAAGGGATGAGGCTTTGCACTTTCTGAATGAGCTTGGCTGGCTGTTTCAAAGGGAAAGGTTGTCGAGTGTGCACGAGGTTCCAGAGTATACACTCGACAGGTTCAAATTTGTACTGACATTTTCTGTGGAGAGAAATTGTTGCATGATAGTCAAAACCCTTTTGGATATGTTGGTTGATAAACACTTAGAAGGAGAAAGGTTGTCAACAGGGTCAATGGAGATGCTTAAAACAATCCAACTCCTAAATAGAGCAGTGAAAAGAAAGTACATAAGCATGGTTGATTTACTTGTCCATTATTCTATACCTAGCAAAAATGACACATCCAAGAAATATGTATTTCCACCAAATCTTGAGGGACCTGGTGGTATTACTCCCTTGCATTTGGCAGCATCTACATTGGATTCTGAGGGTGTAATTGACTCTTTAACAAATGATCCACAAGAG ATTGGACTGAAGTGCTGGGAGACCCTTGTGGATGAAAATGGGCAGACTCCACATGCATACGCCGCGATGAGAAATAATCAGTCTTACAATATGTTGGTTGCGCGGAAACTTTCTGATAGACAAAAAACAAGTGAAGTTGCAGTTACAATTGACAATGAGATAGAGCACCAATCACTGGGAATTGAGCTTATGCAAAAGCAAATTAACCAACTCAAACGGGTTGGAAACTCTTGTTCCAAGTGTGCAATTGCCGATGTTCGCTTCAAGAGAAGATTTTCAGGTTCACGGAACTGGCTTCATGGTCCCTTTATTCATTCAATGCTAGCTGTTGCTgctgtttgtgtttgtgtttgcgTGTTATTCCGCGGAACCCCTTTTGTAGGCTCAGTTTCTCCCTTCAGGTGGGAAAACTTGGATTTCGGCACAATTTAA
- the LOC127097622 gene encoding uncharacterized protein LOC127097622, which yields MMMMRKQKQVEKKTNTFLLQKSATKEYQITAPNDDDQYHSKVTTIVTKKSPPQIEFPTSPQLIFGEEIIHFSHPQHPLSMVNLPDLFICVGCKEYGSGKRFVCQQCDYQLHDFCALAPPALNAHPFHSQHAILFHSKPVKSGMTKSKCDVCGKPTKGYTFLCTACAFQMHPCCAMLNTEIDFPNHPHTLKLTPSSTATSSAATNTDHSTPIVCNECKKRRSGKVYRCTVCNYNLHAFCAKSKVNGLEANGIRVPEKPSVLSAAAKVASQVVIEFIGGFVEGLGENLGEVLVQNITKGGSGTLTSANNTPSKPRK from the exons atgatgatgatgaggaagCAAAAACAAGTAGAGAAGAAAACAAACACTTTCCTACTACAAAAATCAGCAACAAAAGAATACCAAATAACAGCTCCAAATGATGATGATCAATATCATTCCAAAGTAACAACTATAGTCACAAAAAAATCACCTCCTCAAATTGAGTTTCCTACCTCTCCACAATTGATTTTTGGAGAAGAAATAATTCATTTCAGTCATCCACAGCATCCTCTCTCAATGGTGAACCTTCCTGATCTCTTCATTTGTGTAGGCTGTAAAGAATATGGCTCTGGGAAGAGATTTGTTTGTCAACAATGTGATTATCAACTTCATGACTTTTGTGCTTTGGCTCCTCCTGCTCTTAATGCTCATCCTTTCCATTCTCAACATGCTATTTTGTTCCATTCCAAACCAG TGAAAAGTGGAATGACAAAATCAAAATGCGACGTGTGTGGCAAACCAACAAAAGGCTATACATTCCTATGCACAGCATGTGCTTTCCAAATGCATCCTTGTTGTGCCATGCTCAACACAGAAATTGACTTCCCAAACCATCCACACACTCTCAAACTCACACCTTCATCCACCGCCACTTCCTCCGCCGCAACAAACACCGATCATTCCACCCCGATCGTCTGCAACGAGTGCAAGAAACGAAGATCGGGGAAAGTGTATCGGTGCACGGTGTGTAACTATAATCTTCATGCATTTTGTGCTAAGAGTAAAGTGAATGGTCTTGAAGCTAATGGTATTAGGGTTCCTGAAAAACCAAGTGTTCTTTCTGCTGCAGCTAAAGTTGCTTCTCAAGTTGTGATTGAGTTTATTGGAGGGTTTGTTGAAGGTCTTGGTGAAAATTTGGGTGAAGTTCTTGTTCAAAATATTACCAAAGGAGGAAGTGGAACTCTCACTAGTGCTAATAATACTCCTTCAAAACCTCGCAAATAA